One window of the Felis catus isolate Fca126 chromosome E3, F.catus_Fca126_mat1.0, whole genome shotgun sequence genome contains the following:
- the SAP25 gene encoding histone deacetylase complex subunit SAP25 isoform X10 — MLGFCSSPHRAPPLHSQRLPSAGPATPAARGRPRDPGGSARHVVRKRAGRRRGREAPRAGRGAAGGEGREGAAWGCEGRGGRHGRCGHGARSGWPALPSPARGVMLPGPPRRWDAGKEQALEEHGSSAGSDPGETSTFGEEALEEPGTPPQDSPQPRSRRPSWTRRELLLSRPPPGLAADHSPATPALSPQMAWEVAPSRMTVLAPWDPNYKAKAGPRLVWAGPCVIPHCGHCMRQPQAGTSGPWPLQQDIRMESMSPGMQTLCCHVGSVFPCICLRPLNR; from the exons ATGTTGGGGTTCTGCAGTTCCCCGCACCGGGCGCCACCCCTCCATAGCCAACGGCTGCCAAGCGCGGGCCCAGCCACCCCCGCCGCCAGGGGGCGTCCGCGGGATCCCGGCGGGAGCGCGCGCCACGTGGTCCGGAAACGCGCTGGGCGCCGGCGTGGCCGCGAGGCCCCGCGAGCTGGGCGGGGTGCTGCGGGAGGTGAGGGCCGTGAGGGGGCCGCGTGGGGCTGCGAGGGGCGAGGTGGGAGGCACGGACGGTGCGGACACGGGGCACGGAGCGGCTGGCCTGCGCTGCCCTCCCCCGCCAGAGGCGTCATGTTGCCTGGGCCGCCTCGGCGGTGGGACGCGGGGAAAGAGCAGGCGCTCGAGGAACATGGCTCCTCGGCTGGCAGTGACCCCGGGGAGACCTCGACCTTTGGAGAGGAAGCCCTGGAGGAGCCAGGAACTCCCCCGCAGGACAG CCCGCAGCCCCGGTCCCGAAGGCCCTCCTGGACCCGGAGAGAGCTGCTGCTGTCCCGGCctcccccaggcctggctgcGGATCATTCCCCGGCAACGCCAG CCCTTTCCCCTCAGATGGCCTGGGAGGTGGCCCCCTCAAGGATGACCGTGTTAGCACCATGGGATCCCAACTACAAGGCTAAAGCGGGACCCCGGCTGGTGTGG GCCGGACCTTGTGTCATCCCTCATTGTGGCCACTGTATGAGGCAGCCTCAGGCCGGGACCTCAGGTCCCTGGCCCCTGCAACAGGACATCAGAATGGAGAGCATGAGCCCAGGGATGCAG ACCCTCTGCTGCCATGTGGGCAGCGTATTCCCCTGTATCTGTCTGAGGCCTCTCAACAG GTGA